The genomic stretch GTTGAATGCCTGTTGCTTTCCGTAACCACCTATTGCCCAGAAGTACCTTATCAACAGCATAAAGAAGCTGCATTTCAGCAGCCTTAGAAATGACACTCAAAGGAATTCCAGGATTCCCCACCTCATCCATCACTTCTTGAACCTGTCCACAAAATTACAGATAAAAAAAAACTGGACCTGGtgttatataataatatgttgGAAGATGCGTTGTGAGTCCTATCTATATGAATGATGATAATATCCTTCCATGGAGGACCAAAAGGTTGTAATTCTAGAAAGGATATAACAACCAATCACACATATCCAAGTTTATGAAAAAACTTTAAAAGAGCTGAGTATTCTAAGTTATCCATAGAGATGCTAAATATATATTAAAGCGAAAAACCAAGTTCTATATGCTTAAGCGCTGTGAAAATATTGGCTTTTAACTTTTGATAGGATAAAAAAGTAATACTAGATTGGTGGTTTTATTACCTCTGGAGGCTCCCACAAGTTATCTCCCATCTCTTCAATCACCTCTGCTGCCAAGTTATCATCAATCACATCCCGCCGACGCTGCATGTGCCGAGTTTGAATTAAAGAATGGAAATGCTGATCAACAGATTCTTCAAGAATGTTATCAAGCATGCTTTTATCAAAAAAGTAGGGAGTATACCTGATGACataaagaataataaaaaaagcATCAGATATCCCGAGATTAACCTAAAATTCATTGGTAAAAACTTTTCTATGAAAATTTGGAAGGACTTCATAAAACAGCTATTCACCGACCAAGCAAATAATTTACCAGAAAATAAAGTAAACCTAAGATAACCTAGAAAAAGGAACACACCATTTGATCCCATCTGTAGTTGCTATTGCAATATCTAAATTTTGGGCAGTGAAAACTGGAACCCCATCAACCTTTTTGCATCCAGAATTCTGTGGTATTGTTTTAAGAATTTTGTTTGCTGCCTTGATCTGAAGGAACAACATATTTTAAAGATAAGTTCGAAATATATTACAAGATTAACATTCTATAGTTTCTATTATACCTGTTTCTCGTTTGGAACAAACTGGAACAAGTGTGGTTTTTCCTGCATAAAACATGGACAGTTTTAAAAATATTCCAAAGAGTGTAACATGCGGTCATACACAGTAGTACACAAAGAATGGCAAAGAATTTTTAGATGTGGAAAATCCTGGATGGCATATGGGCATActttcaataaataaaaaaacagtaTTGAAGTAGCGACAGTTGCTACTTCTAGAAATTTAAGAAAGCAAGATGTCGTAGAGCTAATAATGAGAAAATGAAAATGCCCATCATTCAAACATTAGTGACAACTATGGTCTTCAAATAGTTCCTCCTTGCCTCTATTGCAAGCAGTTTGCAGCATCAATATGAGCACTAACACCACCAAACTAATAAGTGGAAAATGACGAATAAACAAGATGAACTGCCAAATGTACAAATGAAAACGACAATGAATGATGAGAAAATATTTGAGACAAATATAATCCAGCTATCAGACATGTACAAAATATCTAGAGATGTCCTTAACAACCAAAAAAGATCAATACCTTGAAATGCTCATATGCTAAATCAAGACGACAGGCACCCACCACGCCACTCGGAATATTCAGTCGTTTGACATATGAAACTAGAAAAATTTAAAGTCAAAACTCCAAGTCATTATACTATAATTAAAAGGAAGCATCAGCAGCTCTCTGAGAATCTCTATAAAACAAAAAGGGGGGAAAAGCAGGGGAAACAAGAGATAACTATTTTATTTCACTAAATGCACATAAATACTTGCCACAAAAATACTATCCAGTAATAACGAGTACATCTCGTTGGTGTCTATCAAAGAacacataaaattaatataaaattttgtTTAGAAATGTAAATAGTCATATAGACATGGACATAACTAGAAAGGGAGAAGCAGAGGAGGCTCCATGGAATCATACCTGCATCACCTAAATCCAAGAAAAACCGGAACACGGGACCCTTTCTCTCACTCCTGGTAATTGTTGCAAACATCTTCTTAAGCCACTCGGGAGTTCTACAGGTCAAAAGTATCATTCGAAACAAGTAAAAATAAAATGTAGCACAACTCAGCTAATACCTCAAGTTCACATTCACGATACATGATTTTCAATTTTACAAATTTGGAACACGAAGCTGTTATCCAGTCTAGATACTAagttaaaacaaaacttaattactTGCAAAAGCAAAGATAATGTTATACAATAAAGCACAAAGTAGCATAAGAATAGAGATAATTAAAAAGTATAATTTGCCCACATGAGAAAGGTATACAATTATATCCCCATACACAAAAATCTATCTTTAAcacaaaattgtttttttttttaatattattatcatttaaaaataataataagttaaaaaaaaaaagaagaagaatcgGATAATGAACCTTTGAGAAATGAAGGGTATGTCGAAATGGGTCGAGACAGCCATGAGACCAGTTCCAGAGAGGTCACACATACTGAAGACCTGACCCACAAAGGCAGGCCCTCCACCTTTGGAATTAGACTTGAGCCCAGAAATCCTGACCGAAGAAGGGAACGCCGAAGTGGAATCCGGCGCCGAGGCAACGCCTTTGACGGTCGATTTAGAGGGTGATGCCGAGTCGAGCGGAGACGATTCGAAGGCGAGTGGCTTGGGAGAGTCAGGGATGAGAAGAGGGACGCAGAGTCTAGAAGGGGCAGAAGGCGTCGTTttcttggggttgaaaacagaGAGAAGATTGGAGGTGGTTGAGTGGAGAATATGAGAAAGGGGATTCGATTGTCGGGTTGGTTCCGTTGGTGAGGCCATGAATGAACAAGAACGAGGTCTGTGTTGTGTTCTTGTTCTGGTTGTCGACGGATTTCGTTGTTCAAACTGTACGTGAGGCAAACGAGGCGAGAGAGTGTGATTGCGTtgagaaataaaaattaaaattaaaaattaaaaattaaaagataAGAATTATATctagatttttatttatttattatttttttaatagatttctcttttctttttcttttttttttgaaaaagaacttATATTAACTTGAAGATAAATGCTAAATAATTCCTATATAACACTTTGAATTACACATACTCtcttaaattaatattaaattaatgaatatattttaaaaataatattaaaatataaaaaaattgaataatatacacATGATATGcgtgaataaaaaaaaatgtaaaaaagagTGGATATGAAATATCCTCTAACTTCTGGAGTTTTCTTAGCATTCCTCACACTTGAAACAAATTATATAAGAGTTATTAGTAGAGGTGAAATATCGTCCCACCAAATATAATTAGTATCCACCAGAAAAACATATTTGGTTAAATATATGAGCCTTGGTAACATGAGAGATTTGTGTTTATGGGAAATTGAATACAAGATGTTTAATATCAGTCaaaaagggatgaaaagttgTGAGATGAATGTGTGAAGATTACAATCCTTGAACAACCAAAAGAGAATATGTTTCAATATAATGCATCTGGAACTGCAATTCTTAAAGCCACTGCAAACTCAAAGCTATTGCTAGTGCTTCCATTTCCTCTGGTTTATAACAACGAGTGATTGGCTTTGACAAAGCAGCCACAATTTCACCTGACGAGTTCCATAAAACAGCGCCAACTCCAACAAGGTGCTTGGATGGATCAGTAGCTGCATCTGTATTCAATTTCTGTCAGCCCGACGGAGGAGCTAGCCAGTGTGGAATGGTTTTAAGGGATGGTGAGGCAAAGCCTTGCTAAGTAGTAATACTTTGGCGTTGATGCTGATTAGAAGGAATATCGCGGGCCTTTCGAAAATCCACTGAGTACGAAGAAGCAAAATCAAGTAATATGTGTTAGAAATAATATAGCGGAgaagaacaaaatatatattaatatatttaattgaagaacagaaatGAAAAACAGTACGATAGGAAGAATAAACCAAAGCCGAGGCACGCGAAATACGCTTTtcttaaagcagatttgccccctctacctgaacggtgctagaggattcgtgagcaaccac from Humulus lupulus chromosome 5, drHumLupu1.1, whole genome shotgun sequence encodes the following:
- the LOC133834654 gene encoding uncharacterized protein LOC133834654, with the translated sequence MASPTEPTRQSNPLSHILHSTTSNLLSVFNPKKTTPSAPSRLCVPLLIPDSPKPLAFESSPLDSASPSKSTVKGVASAPDSTSAFPSSVRISGLKSNSKGGGPAFVGQVFSMCDLSGTGLMAVSTHFDIPFISQRTPEWLKKMFATITRSERKGPVFRFFLDLGDAVSYVKRLNIPSGVVGACRLDLAYEHFKEKPHLFQFVPNEKQIKAANKILKTIPQNSGCKKVDGVPVFTAQNLDIAIATTDGIKWYTPYFFDKSMLDNILEESVDQHFHSLIQTRHMQRRRDVIDDNLAAEVIEEMGDNLWEPPEVQEVMDEVGNPGIPLSVISKAAEMQLLYAVDKVLLGNRWLRKATGIQPKFPYMVDSFEKRSAASFLRASESMACLANSETENSCTEFLHPSTTELQVKNDSSSELQVKDDSLSELQVKHDHTAELQVDGDIENKQGNRPGFRLPFRSWFNFPFSKQSHHIEASSKEQMKQKMQPNPFLPKITMVGISTGDSGQMNKANLKKTMDDLTKELEHQDQENPIGSNTSWNDKITAEDRDPLFVANVGDYYSGVAKTGSARWVRGANN